In a single window of the Anguilla rostrata isolate EN2019 chromosome 4, ASM1855537v3, whole genome shotgun sequence genome:
- the LOC135252653 gene encoding thread biopolymer filament subunit gamma-like, with protein sequence MSMSMSMSSSNMSMLGGSSFSDGLGLARGGGARIGLGLGSGAGIGMGLGLAGGRLGMGVGGLGMGAGAGMGLGAGAGAGLGLGVGLGAGLGLGGGLGAGMLMGGGMGGGMGGGMGGGLGAGGGGVLVPSAAFSMGRTIAAGGLSAGSALIAKPEVIPLMRAVLSRADEKSVLSGLNDRFSLYMAKVKGLQQENATLEAKLSQLTGGADMDPEMSSVTTVEYEAQLAEYRNTLETLTLDTVKLEIDLDNIRATASELKAKYDFEQGVKAQLEADIVSMKKDIETASDLRIDLGAKQSSLKNELDYVTKTQMEELANLHSKLGPRSTDTSVAMIEVDTGKSFDISSALSKLRTEYEKTVQQHREEADAYYKLKMDEIQTATEKNTEVMSTTKDEIIVCRKELQALQLELQSLISVNISLEQNLAEAQAISSTVVTDCQSQIAGLESAIEMAKAELQKQTVSYRELLDIKLALDIEISTYRKLLEADDLSISVQSGPETSAFLFSSPPDTFSHFKSAPADITSSPEPSLPSMEFEPPEKAQEEEPPAKESSLPDKDAAADTQESGPEEQTGSTTHSEADDSES encoded by the exons gaggaggcggggccaggatTGGCCTGGGTCTCGGGTCCGGGGCTGGCATTGGGATGGGGCTTGGATTGGCAGGAGGTAGGCTGGGCATGGGAGTAGGCGGCTTGGGTATGGGAGCCGGTGCCGGGATGGGTCTCGGAGCTGGGGCAGGGGCCGGGCTTGGTCTCGGAGTTGGGCTGGGGGCCGGGCTTGGTCTCGGAGGAGGGCTGGGGGCCGGGATGTTAATGGGCGGCGGCATGGGCGGCGGCATGGGCGGCGGCATGGGCGGCGGCCTGGGCGCTGGCGGCGGAGGTGTACTGGTACCCAGCGCCGCCTTCTCCATGGGGCGCACCATCGCTGCGGGGGGCCTGAGCGCCGGATCGGCCCTGATCGCAAAGCCCGAGGTGATCCCCCTGATGCGCGCTGTCCTTTCGCGGGCCGACGAGAAGAGCGTTCTCTCCGGGCTGAACGACCGCTTCTCCCTGTACATGGCCAAAGTGAAGGGGCTGCAGCAGGAGAACGCCACCCTGGAGGCCAAGCTGTCCCAATTGACTGGAGGGGCAGACATGGACCCAGAGATGTCAAGCGTCACCACCGTGGAGTATGAGGCCCAACTGGCCGAATACCGCAACACGCTGGAGACTCTTACCCTCGATACCGTCAAGCTGGAAATTGACCTGGACAACATCCGCGCCACAGCCAGTGAACTCAAAGCCAA GTATGATTTTGAGCAGGGGGTGAAGGCCCAGCTGGAAGCTGACATCGTATCTATGAAAAAG GACATCGAGACGGCCTCCGACCTGCGAATTGACCTGGGTGCGAAACAGTCCAGCCTGAAGAACGAGCTAGACTATGTCACCAAGACTCAGATGGAG GAGCTGGCAAACCTGCATTCCAAGTTGGGCCCCAGAAGCACAGACACGTCCGTGGCAATGATTGAGGTGGACACAGGCAAGTCCTTCGACATTTCGAGCGCGCTCAGCAAGTTAAGGACGGAGTATGAGAAAACTgtccagcagcacagagaggaagcCGACGCCTACTACAAACTCAAG ATGGATGAGATCCAGACAGCCACCGAGAAGAACACAGAGGTCATGTCCACCACCAAGGACGAGATCATTGTCTGCAGGAAGGAGTTGCAGGCCCTGCAGCTGGAGCTGCAGAGCCTGATAAGTGTA AACATAAGTCTAGAGCAGAATCTAGCTGAGGCTCAGGCCATTTCCAGCACAGTCGTGACAGACTGCCAGAGCCAGATCGCCGGCCTGGAGTCCGCTATTGAGATGGCCAAGGCTGAACTCCAGAAGCAGACTGTGTCCTACAGGGAGCTGCTAGACATCAAGCTAGCCCTGGACATTGAGATCTCCACCTACAGGAAGTTGCTGGAAGCAGATGACCTCAG CATCTCTGTCCAGTCTGGCCCCGAGACCTCAGCATTCCTCTTTTCAAGCCCCCCTGACACCTTCTCCCATTTCAAATCGGCTCCTGCGGACATCACATCCTCCCCCgaaccctccctcccttctaTGGAGTTTGAGCCGCCTGAAAA aGCACAGGAAGAGGAACCGCCTGCCAAAGAGAGTTCCCTCCCAGACAAAG ATGCAGCAGCTGATACCCAGGAATCAGGCCCAG AGGAACAAACAGGGTCAACCACACATTCTGAAGCTGACGACTCTGAGTCCTAA